aatttcaccttACCTTATGGTACACATTTTGGTCAATTCGTAGACAGCCTCAAATCCATGGTTAACACTCTGAGAGAGAAGTTGGGCAAACTCCTGGTTGTTGAAGATTTTCAGGGAGCAACCAGGGGGAATTTTACACACAGTGCTTGGGTGGAACCCGTGATGGTGGTTACAGTTTCTGGACTGAACAAAAATGGCACTGTCGGACAAACACTCTGCATACACTTCCCCCCCAACATAGTACAGGTGAACACCTGGGAAGAGAAAAGGGGCTAATTAGATCTTAATGCCCAAAGTTTAGCCTACAACCCTTAAAACTACAGGCTTCATTCATATGATGGTTAAAGAGGGTTTTCAGAATTTGATGAAACAATAAAATGGGGCAGAAGACATACATTAAAACGTTCTAAGGATGGGGTTTGTAACGGAAAATTTCTACTTTGCTGTTGTCAAGCATTAGTTTCCAAAGAAGAATGTGCATGTGCAATACCAATAGTTGACACTACAACAAAATACTTGGGCTAATACTAAGCTATACCCCAGTACAAAACAAACCAACAGCGCTGAAATATAGTATAAACTCATGTGAGAGACACCCCCTTAATTTGAGCATCGGAGCTTTAGTTTAAAAAGTTTGCGGCATTTTTCATCTCCCAACGCAAGGTGTTACCGACCTATACCCAGACTTTAGACAATTATCAAATTCCcaatttcaacaataaaattttacacaGCATTTTTAAGGCATGTTTACTCGGTGTATATTTCACACGGAGATAAGtaggtacacccatgtctcgtatagcgcaagggatgcgttccttggggtctttgcgctatacgaatttgcgttatacgagagcgttttaacattgggaagatagggatgcgttcctggtagcacaggtcttgggtattgaatttcctctaaagcatatatattcccataaatagccttaggaaacattatttatataaatgtttatatgtagtttaaaatatctttaaagatagtatgcaagCTTTCcaatacttttattcacgttaaaaaaattcttaagtgcTTCTGAAATTcgctcctgtcgtgcgggtgggctaacatctgctatctcaggggttcgtaatgcattgctggcagttgacgatttttcagaccagtctaaaaacaactattgtgtgtcacccaggcccttttgtcgctcattgaaataacaagaaaatgctactttgaccgccatttcatagctagcggagtttatgaatgttaaatcattttaatttaaagtccTACGAGTCAtaagcagctacgtgaaacagtctttaaatgccttgaaacctgacccaggttttccttccctgaaaatgaatgaacgagaatgcattcttttccaaaagaatatcatctcgtcaacactaaaaactagtcgAGGGAGAAAGGAGCCACtatcaatcacagcttggagttcatcagaaaatgttgcggtgactgcgttatcaacacttgcagattcacctgatatcgccgcactgaaaatacctgcttgccgtttaaatactggaaccaaccggagctttcactaaatatCTCGGAGCAATTGCCACtttcgtctttttgtactgattcactatgaactttccgtatgtgtagaccgcttggttaaagttggtgcggctgaggtcactgatgttttaacttcatctttattcagaataaggcatcgtgcgtttaaacttccgcgcaatatcgctttgacgctctccattttcaaagcaattgacctctttcaatttttcttctaggtttatggttttacttgataaattcttgatttttctacccgcattcctattttttgccaatttctcttggtttttactctgtatggctctatcgaaatcaccctCTACTGCTGAAcagtattcctgagatgcagagggcctacgactgcggggagggatcgaagccattgtgtttgagactattgccgacccttttatgtgttgatgccattcatacgcaactcggccaccgctccatttctcccccgtgaaaatccgatgaccttgacggctttagcgtagaccctctacctggaagtcaatcgcccgataacctatgacggtaAAAATTACTTCTCAaacagtattgcttaaaaaaaactcatttccactagccccatgcttaattaatgatctaaattaactattatcactctgctaaggagacgagataaattacttcggtaggccggctatctggacctaatgacgagtaatacttttgacCATTGCACAGCAACGGATTTcgattaataataaacaaaaaagaagatttgaggcaagcaataatattaatatgcgtaaaattatagcaatttcgtgtgtacttatcgcaagttcacgttttatcaagagagcgtttaagatttgtgATTAGGCttcactgcgttgcaatgtttccccgaggaatgaatttgcgctatatcgaaattgcgctatacgagacatgggtgtattcacTCGTAGTCTTCACCTTATGATGCTTATGAGAGATGTTCAGATCCCATACCTCAGATTCAAATATCAGCGGATAATGCCCTTCGCTGAAGAACTTAAATCTGggtccaaaattttaaattaatgctttggTGAGTGCAGCTTCCCATTAGGAGAGGATGACTAATTTGTTTAAAGGCTCCCGTAGGAGTTATGCAAAAGAATTTCAgctgaggaaaattttaaggcaaaatgcATCAGGCGCATAGTGTGAATCTTCCTAAGATAATAGAAATTCCTTAGCATAATAGAAATTCCTCAGCAAAACAgatgttaattattaattagccgttgtccttcaaaactacattTTTCTCTAATTTAGATATTTAGAATTACCATTTGCAGaataaatgccgtgggatgcccaACTGTGGCAGAAAATTTAGAGCACCCACCTGAGGGTTAGTGGAAAATCCCAAAccatcttttccatgttcacctctgaggtattGACACGATGCTTACAAGCATTTACGAGTAGAATCGAAAAAAGGACCATTGTAAAAATACATCCTTCGGGAAAAACTCCCCCACCTCCCAATTCTTTTTGACCTAAGTTTTTAGATGAATGAGTCACCCTGAAAACCAAGGCCTCTAAGTTCTCCTTTGGAGAAGCAACTCGTGGGCAGATTAGAAATTCGTGTAAGAGAGagacccccattttcggctgcaatttttttgagaaaaaaggtGCGTCTCCTACATGAGTTTATAAGGTATTGCAGAACAAAAATTATGGTTTTGGGAAGGACTGTGCGACGATGACTTAAGAAAgtaatttactaatatttaaacAACCACCCTACATTTTAACTCGTAATACCCACCCTGAAAACCTTTAAAAAGTACCCTTAGTAAAAAGTACATAAGCAAAGTAAAATTCAGAACAAAACTACCTTGAGTTTTTTCTAAAACTtatgaattgatataaaaaaaaacttatgttttGACCACATTTCGCAAAAATTCTATCATAATAAGTATTACGATGGATCACTAACCAAGACACAAATTAGTTCACAGAAAATGGTTTTCCCTCAAAGACATGATCAAACATAGTAAAATGACAGGTATCATTAGGGTTTCCTTGGGCTTTGAATACCAAAAATAATCTTCAACAAATGTTGAAACAACTATATCTCTCCAAGTGATCAACGATATACATTATATAAGCCAGTAAGGAAACACAAAACGGAGACCTTTTCATGGAATTACTATTAACTCACCTTTTCCAATGTGTCTGCGAGTGTTCTCAATGGTGGAATTACGATTCACATTGGACAGCTGGCCCAAGCAAAATCGATCAGAGTTGTTGCTTGGATTTGTAAAGCCATCCACTACAATAGAATGTGACTGGCAGTGGAAAACCTCCCCAACCCGGCAATTCAATTCATAGTAGGCAATACTGGCCCAACACGGAGGTTCCTGCAACCATCCaacaaaagaataaatataaatggttAACATAAGGTTATCATAGAGGTCCATTAATTGAATAAACTTGGTCCAAAATCATATTTCAGATAGGTATATACATAATTAAAGTATACACAAAATGTTCTCTTGAGTAAGACATTAAAATGGCCCAATATCTCCTTTAAAACAACAAATAAGTACGAAAATGAATGAtatatccatccatccatcctaCATTTTTCTCACTTAATATGGACACTTTGCTGATAGAGAATAGAACACCAAACCAACTACATACTCAAAATCTAAGATTCACATTCAGTACGAAAGTAGCACCCAATAGCTACAGTAGAATCTCTTTAATTTGAACAACCTTATTACGAACTTCTTTTTCATAAGCAAACAATTAGTCCCGACGAAAAAGGGCAATCCAGCCTGTAGTAAAAGAAACAATATTACGAAATTAAGAACCTCAGTCCTAGTCCTGGTTGATACAAAAAGAACTTCATTACAAAGTTTCACCTATAAGCAATGGCAGTTAGGTTGATATTCAGTACGCTACATTATAATCATTGTGctatgtttaagttctcctcgtgcactgtCCCCCAGAGCATCAACTACAGTTTtctcttcagtaggagatacttcagtatctgcaatacatcatataataagcttcagtCCTGTGGAATCATGGCGACTCACTCATTACCACTAATAAATTGACCTTAGAGTAAGTGCTCTTCTCACAAACTttcgatttacaaactttcaaagacacgaaaattaaaaaattcaggtGTGTCCGCAATTTCAAATTTGACACCTTAGGAGTTGGCCGATGCGACGCAGTGTGGGGCGGAGGAAATCGCACTTAGATTCgcacagtctgaacaaagtatGTATCAATTAATCccttgtgaagtcaggaactgtacAGTGTTTCACCCATTCTTCCTTCCAGCGGACAGCGAAACTTTTTTGGCTCCAGCTACATCCCACACGtagctagatcagttcatcatAATAGTGAGTAAATGCaaaaatgtaatgcagtgttgcattctgcaggataaaaaCACTTTATGATGCCCtgtgtaggtttatcaacttatgacCAAGGTCTCAGAACACATCTTTCATGTTTACAGCACTCAGTATGATCAACCCTGACGACTTTCCTTGGTTTTTGCACATAATTCAATCACGTACATCAAAAACATGACTCTGAAGCTCTAAAGAGGTGCGACTATAAGaatgggagattgaagagacaagaaatttttgCAAGGCATACTATTTTtgtgatgattcctaaaagaaacgttttaTGAAATTCGTTATTACGAACTTCCAGTTTTTCAATCCTGAGAACATATtgataacaagagtctactgtatttacaACCTACTATCTTCTAAGCTTTGATACCATAAATGACAGTAAAGACTAAATAATGCTGTTAGCAGGATACGAAGTTTTAGTAATATGAAGTGAAACTGTTAGTTGCAACAAAAAGCAAAGGATAAATGTGCATCCATGATGTTTTAGAATTTTTGCATGCAGCACATTTAAAAATAGGAACTGTCGAACCTTGACTGAATTCGGGCCCCAAGTACATataattaacatatatttttatgaacagTGGCAAAAAAATTGACCACAAAACTATCCATTATgtctcatttataaaaataacaatacaatACAATGATGAACTGTACTCATATTTTAGCCATAATAGATAAGTTATAAAAAAgtctaataaattaaaaatcataaaaaagcccAAGGTTTAACAGCACCAGAGGAATTATTCAAATGGAGGCAtaaatataccgtataagcgtgtgtaagaggcacccctattttgagcatttctatgaagaaaaaaatttggcggcattttttttatactatcgcgtggtgttgcagacgtacgcctggaatttcgacagttatcgaactttcctgtttcaatattaattgaaagaggaaattttgataactgcagcagtaatagcggcataagagggagtagaaagagttccgatcctctcttcgcatacgccgttgctctacgatgcttgtcctattcacgaagaattttgtttaaatgctctcgcaggagtattgcaatagaattgcagccgtggaaaattttaaggcaaaacacgacaggcacatagcatgaaccttcccaagagcttggacaacaatcggggcaatctcagcaccgtaggataataaccacgtcgtagatttaacagAACCACACTCGGTCCTCCATCaaccaatgcctctgccgtttttttacCTTTCCGAGACCCcgcaggaaaataggaaaacatcaagttacaggggaacaatggaaacgtgtttcatccctaccccgtctcaccaactgaccttgatcaatctcccagtttatggaggccaaatgctaggtgagtcatctactaagcccgaagatatctcgatagctttcaataattgcatgacacgcacgaggttcaaaaaaagaaagagatctaacgcgacgcatatctgacagaatttaagttttttcagctctaattgtttgacacaaagatttatagttacaacaaggctactaatattcaaaatagtccaaacaggacaatttcggaagaaacaagcgtagcataagcgcattcaaacatgacgagacggactggaaactttatgCAACACAAACTGCAtacatcacattgctgcgccttcgccccttcgctttgaaggcagcGACGTCACAttcaagatcggacgtgttcttcccgtgctccttcgctcatagcctcgtagcttgaaatatggaggggagggacctctccttccgcgctcttcacttaaaagcatttctgatttcttccatccacaatttagtccaacagtgaacacactcgttcgaattttttaaagcgcaggttttgacaccaatataattttcagttgcaataatcctcatattagcttctgaagatgatttttggaaaatcaggtcctcagcgtaatggaaattactcggcaagacagatattgactattgaccaggtatgtcattcaaaaatacgtgtttctctacgtttgataaccgattactatatgcagtataaatgccgcgggatgcccacccaaggcagtaaatttagcacgccctccggagcgaaaaacccccgtgcgatcttttccatgttcacctctggggtaccgacatgacggcgcgatgcttacaagaaaagcaaacaggagcattttaaaaatacgtcactaagggagaaactcccctgcctgccacttttttttgacctaggattatagataactgactcacactgaaaaccaaggccactcagttccccttagactagcgactggtgaaggggaggggggaagataagaagtttgtgtaagaggcgcaccctcattttcggctgcaatttctgggaaaaaaggtgcgcctcttacacgcgcttatacggtatatcaAAAGAGAACTATCTAATCTATCAGTAAATGTGCACATACGAACAAATCTCAAACAAATGACAgagattttgacatttttaaaattaaacttttggaCCTCTAAATATCACATTTCTCATCTTACCTGGTATGACACAGGTGCCACTTCTGAGAGTATATTATTACTGGTGTCCATGGCTTGGTCACCAGTAGGGGAGGGCTGACTGTCATCAGGAGGACTGTATGCGGGTGGTGGGGTCTCTGAAATGACAGATATTTACAGCAGAGATTAATTAtagaatttaaaatatgcatcaaTATCAGTACAATGACAGGGAGGCAACTTAAATCCATTTATTTCCCTGAATGATTCAACAATTCCTGCAGAAATCACTATATCATcaaatcaatatatatatatctgctGAATTTCAGTTCCATCAAAACTCAGGAAATGTTTAGTTTAAATTCAAACAACAAACTATACAAGCACATCTTAAtcaggagaataaaaaaatctccaattGTTTTACCTGGCATTGCATAATTGCTATTAGCAAATTTGATTCAGAAATGCCCACTCCTATtcttggaagtaaaaaaaaaaatggaaaggaaatttttcaatgatCATTTCAATGATTCTTTGGGATAATGTTGATATTGAGAATAACACACTCCCACACAAATATCCAATTAAGGATATGTGGAAGGGAAAGCCAGGCCTGATAATACAATTCACAACTGAATTCTTAACAAATGGAAGGTATTTGGGGTAGCATTCTATGCATGTCAGCAAAAGACATTTGTTTCAGCCAGTAAGTTACAGGCTAATGGGTAAAACAGGCTAATGAACATAAGattagaaaaataatgagaacAGGAATTCTCACCTTATACAGGAATTCAAAATTCCATACCAATTCCAGGCTTCCCCTCCGTGGAAATTAGTGGACTATACCAGACAATGGTGCGGACTGCTGAGTATATTAAACCACTAGCAGTCCAATTCGTGTGCACTGCAGCATAGCTGAAGAGCAAAGCCCAAACTATGAACACCGAAAGGTGTTCACCCTTgactaatttaaatttcaaactccATGACTCCTTAAAGTTTTCACCATGACTATTCCCAGTAATACTTAAAATagtaaagatttattattttaaatgaccAACACACCATAGTGAACATAACTCTGTTCATTTCAAAAAGatacgagagagaaaaaaacctcTGTATGAACAaacaaaaattttcgtttttatgaaatttcgtacctcagtcccagtcccaggggttataaaatgaacttgaTTACAAAGTTCCACACATTAGAACTGAGCCAAAGAGGGTCAATTGTGGTTCTTTATTCAGTGTACACACAACATCATATAATGAGCTTCATTTCTGTGGAGTCacggtgacccactcataactgctcataaattggacatacagttagtcctcttcctatgcacattcgatttacgaattttcagagattcgagcattcaaaattttcaattttcgaatTTTGCGCCTTTCAATTTGGCCGATGCTACACGGTGTGGCATAGAGAAACTCTCActgtgggcacaatctgaacataGTATCAATTAATcaggtgtgaatttaggaactgttcagcatttcccCTGTTCTTCCTTACGATTTTTTTCGGCTCAGGctgcgtcgcacgcccagctaCATCAGTTCGTAATATCGTGAGTAAGAGCACgatttgaacgtaggttttcacagcgagaggcatcgttgctaacggcttccgggtgcagctgcgtgttgcgcttcgTCGTGCAAGCTATGAACTTcatgaatgaattaatttcatcgcctgatgatgtgccctgtaacggtcgcgaaagcttacACGAcgaagcgcaacacgcagctgcatcCGGAAGCCGTAAGCAATAAGAGCACGATCAGGgatcccactctaactaaattataaaattcacggttttttcctggttttcacggtctaaatgtcatcaaattcacagtCTGCTGATGAGCCGTTTTAAGCAGAAATATTgacgacgtaacaatcaccgcccggacgtaaactaaaaatttatcaaccgcgacaggcgccgtgaattcaaacgtagcaatgaaagtgatATTTCTCAAGACCTCACCTATCGATAttaaaatttaggtgaagcttaaggttgtgaatggcagaatggagggagcagtgaggtaggtaagtaaagaagtgtctgatttttcgcctgggttaatgaacactttgttcaccggtcttccaatcacaggctcaagatcaatgtgttgTCATGGCACAAGGCACCAATAATTGTACTTTGAATATACAtgtggagataaatgtgtctgtatgtggctcggccttgaaacatgattgaaatatcatttttttcttttgatctgtcaattgtatttcttttcctttaagtttgagagatttttaaggttttatgatgaaattcacggctatttccaggttttttcacggtagacgaaattcacagcttattcacggttttaaggttttcacggttgagtgggaaccctggtgtaatgcagtgttgcctTTTTTAGGATAACTGTACTTCTCAATGCCTTTCATACAGTAAGGCCGGCGAGAGTTGCCCGATGacagcacaataggaggggcggataaccctacgccatcacggtttacagccaatcgctgtcctccAAACGCACCTCAGACCCTCCCCTAGTCATACTCTCCTTTCACACGCATatggagcaccgaaataagcctgaaccaccaaaataagccctttcttcgaatcaccaaaacaagggattcttcctttgggtacTTCACGCTCATcatcccttccggctcctttctttgCGGAACCCTTTGTAGGTGTTTCCCTTTCTaacctggcaaagttgccccctaccccgacctagaccattctgcgtgtcattggacaactctcggcggcggtactgtaggtttatcaacttaggaacaaggtcttggaacatAACCAGTTCGTATATAGGACTTACTgcattcgggaagatatcaaccctcgattgcatcatgctgcattcttctattgagaaactgaaatgaattttcctctttatatatatttccatgtaatttaATCGTGTTTCTTAAATACTGTTTTTTTCCCAAGAATCCTAATAGAAACATTCATTGAACTTCGTTATTATGAATCTCCGGTTTTTTGGTCCCGCGagcttcataataacgagagtctactgtaaatattttgggaaaataccACAGTCAGTGTGCAAAATGTATAAAGACATTCCCGCACTCCGAAGGTTAAATACCTGCAAGGCCATTGCTTCCAAATGGACTTTGAGGATTGGAGGTGGTACTGCCAGGGCTTGGAACACTGCTGACGGGAGAATTTGGTCCACCCCCAACCTGAGGCTGTTGACCATGAGATGACCCTGTGGGCGGTGGGGGCTGCGACTGGCTGAATCCAGTGGGAGAATAAGAAACATTGTGTGGCATTGATGGCTCCGGGAGCTGCTGGAAAGGGAGGAGGGAGTGGCCGGGGGGGAATTCACTATGCCTCGGAACCAGGACTGGCGGCAGCACTGAGGAGcagaaaaacatttgaaaatattaaaaaattggaagcatttcccacaaaaaattaaataaatattgccaAAACTGTTTTAATTCACTATTGCAAGCAGGGTCTAATTGCACATAATAATGAAGAatttttcatggagaaaaaaaaattaaaaaaaaacacctaacTTTTTTAACAGACCCAGAATGCTCAACAGTTAAAGGGAAATACacaacataaaaaatgcattcaaacatGTTACCAGAGTAAAAAATAGTGCATTTTCACTGAATATGACAACTTTCCTTAATCTCAACCTATACATGATTTAAGCAATTTTCTTTAAGTAGCATTTGgccaattcaattgaaaattacttaatatttACCAGAGTAACACAGCATGTCATACCAATAGAAAATAATGTACCCTTTAGGACAACTACAATGTTTGCTTGCTTGgtagattttgaaaaagtgttTAAGAGAGTAACTTAGTTAAATTCTACAAGCAGTACGTACAAAATAGTCCTATATCAGAGGGGCATACAACTCGTGTGTAATCTGCACATAGCTTAGATCATACAAGGGCAGTTAGCCAATGGAGCATCCAGGATGGGCTGCCCTACACTAGGGTGTTTCAGAAAAGGCTGTTCACTATTACATTCATGAGGCAATGCAAGAAAAGTATGGGTATATATGGGAAGTATGTAAGTATCATTTAGTCCTCGGAAGCCTCACATAGTTGTTTGTTAGTAATCAGCACAAGATTAGCAATAAAGAGCGCTCAAGTGGAAACAGGCGTGACTGGACCACAGATGTGGCCCACGTGCCTAACTGTGTAACATTTTTCTGTCAGCAACACTTATAGCTGTGCAGCAAATTTTGCATCGCATTTGTCTGCCTCGAGGTGTAAACAATATTCAGCCTGTTTATGTAACTTTTATGGGTACTGTGGCCTGCTTTCTTGACTCCTTCGCAAGGTAGGGGGTGAAGGGGGTGCATTTCGTTCCACTATTAATTataaactattattatgtaatgTGTTCCCTAGTGACAAAAAGTTCACCAAACAATGAACAAAGTCCAAATTCATtgattgcaaataaatttttacaaaattagcCCAAACGCATAACAAAATTTAAAGTGACGACTGAAGGATTAATTGCAGGGATAGGAGACTGGGAGAAGGATAAAGGTAATAGTACACATGAGAAGGATATACCATTTTAACAAAACCACTGGGTAATAAGTTACATCAAAGCATCGAGCTATGGGGCCATACTTCATTATGGAGCAGTAAAATTATCTTTGATTGCCGATGCAGTTCCTGATAGGAGAGCATACAACCTGCCAGGCATGAAGTTGAAAACGACTACAAGCGATAAGTGACTGATTTCCCTTCACTTTCCAGCATTGACAAAC
The DNA window shown above is from Ischnura elegans chromosome 4, ioIscEleg1.1, whole genome shotgun sequence and carries:
- the LOC124157409 gene encoding protein mothers against dpp gives rise to the protein MDSEEAESSSSGPMSSLNSLFSFTSPAVKKLLGWKQGDEEEKWAEKAVDSLVKKLKKKKGAIEELEKALRCPGQPTKCVTIPRSLDGRLQVSHRKGLPHVIYCRVWRWPDLQSHHELKPLEHCQYPFSAKQKEVCINPYHYKRVESPVLPPVLVPRHSEFPPGHSLLPFQQLPEPSMPHNVSYSPTGFSQSQPPPPTGSSHGQQPQVGGGPNSPVSSVPSPGSTTSNPQSPFGSNGLAETPPPAYSPPDDSQPSPTGDQAMDTSNNILSEVAPVSYQEPPCWASIAYYELNCRVGEVFHCQSHSIVVDGFTNPSNNSDRFCLGQLSNVNRNSTIENTRRHIGKGVHLYYVGGEVYAECLSDSAIFVQSRNCNHHHGFHPSTVCKIPPGCSLKIFNNQEFAQLLSQSVNHGFEAVYELTKMCTIRMSFVKGWGAEYHRQDVTSTPCWIEIHLHGPLQWLDKVLTQMGSPHNPISSVS